From the Microplitis mediator isolate UGA2020A chromosome 6, iyMicMedi2.1, whole genome shotgun sequence genome, one window contains:
- the LOC130669931 gene encoding tigger transposable element-derived protein 6-like codes for MRVQNRSVLLTLDNCSANEISSLQLTTIKIIFFPSNMISQIQPLDQGIIAVVKKNYRKYLLRHAIHGLESKQPQKILNVLQAIRFIALAWKSVSAEQIKKCFNKAWTRSDAELPVQVDVFESQEWDYYNSLNPHSESIPFEEYATIDDDVSVCELASSVLIEEEEEEEEEEEEEDVEEEEQNENTKPSLESCRSALETQQNYANNNNVTNDFVESLYQISFEVNSETLKNKRQTTITQYFAKI; via the exons ATGCGAGTTCAAAATCGCAGTGTTTTGCTCACTTTGGACAATTGCTCTGCGAATGAAATCAGTTCACTGCAACTAACAactatcaaaattatattcttCCCTTCAAATATGATTAGCCAAATTCAACCTCTCGATCAGGGCATCATTGcagtcgttaaaaaaaattatcgaaagTATTTATTACGTCATGCTATACACGGTTTGGAGAGTAAACAAccacaaaaaatattgaatgtaTTACAAGCGATCCGGTTTATAGCTTTAGCGTGGAAATCTGTATCTGCTGaacaaatcaaaaaatgtttcaatAAAGCTTGGACTAGAAGTGACGCAGAATTACCAGTACAAGTTGATGTCTTTGAAAGCCAAGAATGGGATTATTACAATAGCCTTAATCCTCATTCG GAATCTATTCCATTCGAGGAATATGCTACAATAGATGATGACGTCTCTGTTTGTGAGTTGGCTTCATCGGTCTTgatagaagaagaagaagaagaagaagaagaagaagaagaagaagacgtAGAAGAGGAAGAACAAAACGAAAATACAAAACCTAGTCTAGAATCTTGTAGAAGTGCTTTGGAAACTCAACAAAATTATGCCAACAATAACAACGTTACTAATGACTTCGTAGAGTCATTATATCAAATAAGCTTTGAAGTTAATTcagaaactttgaaaaataaacgaCAAACTACAATTACGCAGTATTTtgcaaaaatttaa